One window from the genome of Candidatus Zixiibacteriota bacterium encodes:
- the lipB gene encoding lipoyl(octanoyl) transferase LipB codes for MNNHEQERLCILSLKQTKYIDIWNMQKQLVQLRYEEKIPNCLIITEHEPVITMGRNSSKTDLLVSRAELKKQKIEICQIERNGGIAYHGQGQLMAYPIIDLSARGKDLHNYFKDLESIIISVLKDMNLMANTRKTMTGVWVKNHLIAAIGVAVFRWISYHGLTINVNNNFDYVNLINPWGIEGFPNGSISSMLGTKTDMGTVREILIDNFINQFGYKPEIVKDIKEIIGKQVTV; via the coding sequence ATGAACAACCATGAACAGGAAAGGCTTTGTATATTAAGCCTGAAACAAACTAAATATATTGACATCTGGAATATGCAGAAACAATTGGTGCAGCTTCGTTATGAAGAAAAAATTCCTAACTGTCTAATTATAACCGAACATGAACCGGTTATTACTATGGGAAGAAACTCATCAAAAACCGATTTGCTGGTTTCGAGAGCCGAGCTTAAAAAGCAGAAAATTGAAATTTGTCAAATTGAACGCAATGGGGGTATTGCTTATCATGGTCAGGGTCAATTGATGGCATATCCCATAATCGATCTTAGCGCCCGAGGTAAAGACCTTCATAATTATTTTAAAGATCTGGAAAGCATAATTATATCCGTGCTAAAAGATATGAACTTGATGGCAAACACTCGGAAAACAATGACCGGAGTATGGGTTAAAAATCATTTGATAGCGGCTATTGGCGTTGCTGTATTCAGATGGATTAGTTATCACGGGCTTACGATAAATGTGAACAACAATTTTGATTATGTCAACTTGATTAATCCGTGGGGAATTGAGGGTTTTCCTAACGGCTCAATTTCATCGATGCTGGGGACGAAAACAGACATGGGCACAGTAAGAGAAATCCTAATTGACAATTTTATAAATCAATTTGGATACAAACCGGAAATTGTAAAAGATATAAAAGAGATAATCGGCAAACAGGTTACTGTCTGA